The Bacteroidota bacterium genome includes a region encoding these proteins:
- the rsgA gene encoding ribosome small subunit-dependent GTPase A, with amino-acid sequence MPENEVSTPATPPTADGIVIRSTGSWYDVRTPAGVVPAKMRGKFRLRQGATTNPVAVGDNVSLRLNADETGLITEIHPRRNKLSRRAAGRRVGKEHVIVSNIDAALVMQSVELPKPNPGFVDRFLVMATYHDLEAGIILNKTDLQNENNRGNVAYFKDIYQDLGYSIFLVSAKSGEGMDALREFLNGKVSVIAGPSGAGKSTLLNALEPDLDLPTGEVSLKTKKGRHTTTNAALFPINATSYVADTPGIREYGLFGITAEDLGHYYPEFEPYLNQCKFPNCMHDHEPACAVKDAVEQDEIHPTRFHNYLSILDSLYLGEKDVGR; translated from the coding sequence GTGCCTGAAAACGAAGTATCAACACCAGCTACGCCCCCTACCGCAGACGGGATTGTAATACGATCCACCGGTAGCTGGTATGATGTCCGTACCCCCGCCGGCGTTGTACCAGCCAAAATGCGTGGCAAATTTCGACTTCGTCAAGGCGCTACCACCAATCCGGTTGCCGTTGGCGACAATGTTTCATTGCGACTAAATGCCGACGAAACGGGTCTGATTACGGAGATCCATCCACGGCGTAACAAGTTGAGCCGGCGGGCAGCAGGCCGGCGTGTAGGCAAAGAGCACGTCATTGTCTCTAATATAGATGCTGCCCTGGTTATGCAGTCTGTCGAACTGCCAAAACCCAATCCCGGGTTTGTAGACCGCTTCCTGGTGATGGCTACTTACCACGACCTGGAAGCCGGCATCATTTTGAACAAAACCGACCTGCAGAATGAAAACAACCGTGGGAATGTAGCTTACTTCAAAGATATCTACCAGGACCTGGGATACAGCATCTTTCTCGTAAGCGCAAAGTCAGGCGAAGGGATGGACGCGCTCCGCGAATTCCTGAACGGTAAGGTATCTGTGATTGCTGGTCCTTCTGGCGCTGGAAAATCTACGTTGCTTAATGCACTTGAACCCGATCTCGACCTGCCAACGGGAGAAGTAAGCCTCAAAACTAAAAAGGGCCGGCACACTACAACCAACGCTGCCCTCTTCCCTATTAATGCAACATCCTACGTTGCAGACACACCAGGCATTCGTGAATACGGTCTTTTTGGCATCACAGCCGAGGATCTCGGTCATTATTACCCTGAGTTTGAACCCTACCTGAACCAGTGCAAATTCCCCAACTGCATGCACGACCACGAACCAGCGTGTGCAGTGAAAGATGCTGTAGAGCAGGACGAAATTCACCCCACCCGTTTCCACAACTACCTTAGCATCCTCGACTCCCTGTACCTTGGCGAGAAGGACGTTGGCCGCTAA
- a CDS encoding GyrI-like domain-containing protein produces the protein MDVRIENTPTRHLVGISLEMSLMENKTQALWQSFMPRRHEVQGRITDDYISMQVYDKNGDAAFTPTTVFRKWAVVEVDEGGEVPEGMQTFTLETGLYAVFDYVGPASGAPRVFGYIFQDWLPNSAYAMDDRPQFEILPEGYNPIDPQAREEVWIPIRAK, from the coding sequence ATGGACGTAAGAATAGAAAACACACCAACAAGACACCTGGTTGGGATTTCGTTGGAGATGTCGTTAATGGAAAACAAGACGCAGGCACTCTGGCAATCCTTTATGCCAAGGCGGCACGAAGTACAGGGGCGCATCACGGACGACTACATTTCCATGCAAGTGTATGACAAAAATGGAGATGCAGCATTTACTCCGACTACTGTGTTTAGAAAGTGGGCTGTAGTAGAGGTAGACGAGGGAGGTGAGGTGCCTGAAGGCATGCAAACATTTACGCTTGAGACTGGACTTTACGCAGTATTCGATTACGTTGGGCCGGCCAGTGGCGCTCCCCGCGTCTTTGGGTATATTTTTCAGGACTGGTTGCCCAATTCTGCGTATGCAATGGACGATCGCCCCCAGTTCGAGATTTTGCCGGAGGGGTATAACCCTATTGACCCCCAAGCCCGCGAAGAAGTTTGGATTCCTATCCGTGCTAAATAA
- a CDS encoding ion transporter has translation MKKTLQFLVNEYLVITIILLNTTALVLDGFPGIHAEYGRLLHQFDVYCMLYYVFEVFVKTRLLGFRGYWKSAWNRFDFTIVLLGLPLLLDPFVEGEFEGAEIVLLLRMGRFLRFFRMLRFIPHAEQIWKGVLRSLKASVGVFLVLILLNIIFAMGANMLFKDYSEKYFGDPYVAYYSMFKVFTIEGWFEIPDQLEEEGLADWDLLLLRGYFAFSVVIGGILGFSLANAVFVDEMTADNNDALEELVKDLRGELADFRKEVIALQQAQMDHLTNSSRPPPQEE, from the coding sequence ATGAAAAAAACACTGCAGTTCCTGGTTAATGAGTACCTCGTCATAACCATTATTCTTCTGAACACTACCGCGCTTGTGCTGGACGGTTTTCCCGGCATTCACGCGGAATATGGACGCTTGCTACATCAGTTTGATGTGTATTGCATGCTGTACTATGTGTTCGAGGTATTTGTCAAAACCAGGCTGCTGGGGTTTCGTGGCTACTGGAAGAGCGCATGGAACAGGTTTGATTTTACCATTGTCCTGCTCGGATTACCACTGCTGCTGGATCCCTTTGTTGAAGGAGAATTTGAAGGGGCTGAGATTGTGCTGCTCCTTAGGATGGGGCGCTTTCTGCGCTTTTTCCGCATGCTGCGTTTTATCCCGCATGCAGAACAGATTTGGAAAGGCGTTTTACGCTCTTTAAAAGCATCTGTGGGTGTGTTTCTTGTTTTGATTCTGCTCAACATCATTTTTGCAATGGGTGCAAACATGCTGTTCAAGGATTATTCGGAGAAATACTTTGGCGATCCCTATGTGGCCTATTATTCTATGTTCAAGGTCTTCACTATCGAAGGCTGGTTTGAAATTCCTGACCAACTTGAAGAGGAGGGGTTGGCTGATTGGGACCTGCTGCTTTTACGCGGCTATTTTGCCTTTTCCGTTGTGATTGGCGGTATTCTCGGTTTCTCGCTTGCAAATGCCGTTTTTGTTGATGAAATGACGGCTGATAACAACGACGCACTGGAAGAACTGGTAAAAGATCTCAGAGGGGAGTTGGCCGATTTTCGAAAAGAGGTGATCGCGCTCCAACAGGCGCAGATGGATCATCTGACAAACTCAAGCCGGCCACCTCCGCAGGAAGAATGA
- a CDS encoding amidase — MSFNRRGFLQFFTASGLSSTLFPGALFALHKQQEAQAAITVEMIAEAEQIAGLSFTTEQRTLMLEDLNESLAQINTMREERLPNSVMPAVQLNLRVASHLPDAGAITRTTWEPADVQLPASEEDLAYLPVAQLSGLIKSRVITATALTRLYLKRLKKYNPLLEAVVTLTEDRALAQAAARDEELAAGVWRGPLHGIPWGAKDLLAVKDYPTTWGAMPFKDQVIDADAAVVKQLDEAGAILVAKLTLGALAWGDVWYDGVTKNPWNIEQGSSGSSAGPGSAVAAGLVGFAIGSETLGSIVSPSTRNGVSGLRPTYGRVSRDGAMALSWSMDKLGPMCRSAEDCALVFDAIHGVDAADCSSIDAPFAWPAPELASMRVGYVAEAFEGTYNGQKADSATLKVLRDLGIELVPIKLPARDVQPLLLTLGVEAAAAFDEITRNGAVDTMVRQERRAWPNAFRAARFTPAVEYIQANRYRTLLMQEMEAVMEEVDVFVAPSFRGGALQITNLTGHPAVVVPNRFDILPDKPASLRRVPGSITFTGGLFKDDMTLAVAHAYQQKTDFHLRKPPIR, encoded by the coding sequence ATGTCTTTCAATAGACGCGGTTTCCTGCAGTTCTTTACAGCTTCCGGATTGTCATCCACGCTTTTTCCTGGCGCCTTGTTTGCCCTGCATAAGCAGCAGGAAGCGCAAGCTGCGATCACCGTAGAAATGATTGCTGAAGCTGAACAGATTGCCGGCCTCAGCTTTACCACCGAGCAGCGTACGCTCATGTTGGAAGATTTGAACGAAAGCCTCGCCCAAATCAATACAATGCGCGAGGAGCGATTGCCGAATAGCGTGATGCCTGCCGTTCAGCTAAACCTGCGCGTGGCCAGCCATTTGCCTGATGCTGGCGCAATAACACGCACGACATGGGAGCCGGCTGATGTACAGCTGCCTGCAAGCGAAGAAGATTTAGCATACCTGCCGGTTGCGCAGTTGTCGGGATTGATAAAATCGCGTGTAATTACAGCCACTGCGCTAACCCGGCTGTACCTCAAGCGGCTGAAAAAATACAACCCGCTACTGGAAGCCGTAGTGACGCTAACGGAAGACCGTGCACTAGCCCAGGCAGCTGCCAGAGATGAAGAACTTGCTGCAGGCGTGTGGCGTGGTCCGCTACACGGCATTCCATGGGGGGCGAAAGACCTGCTCGCGGTAAAAGACTATCCAACCACCTGGGGCGCCATGCCGTTTAAAGACCAGGTGATTGATGCAGATGCCGCTGTTGTAAAGCAGCTGGATGAAGCCGGCGCCATTCTCGTTGCCAAGCTTACCCTCGGCGCGCTTGCCTGGGGAGATGTCTGGTATGATGGCGTTACCAAAAATCCATGGAATATCGAGCAAGGATCAAGCGGATCCTCTGCCGGGCCCGGATCAGCCGTTGCGGCCGGTCTTGTAGGGTTTGCCATTGGCTCGGAAACGCTCGGCTCTATCGTGTCGCCGTCTACCCGAAACGGAGTAAGTGGATTGCGCCCGACATACGGCCGTGTAAGCCGCGACGGGGCGATGGCACTTTCCTGGTCTATGGACAAGCTTGGACCGATGTGTCGCTCTGCAGAAGATTGCGCACTGGTTTTCGACGCTATCCACGGCGTTGATGCCGCAGACTGCAGTTCGATAGATGCACCTTTTGCATGGCCGGCTCCTGAACTGGCCAGTATGCGCGTAGGATATGTCGCAGAAGCCTTTGAAGGAACCTATAATGGACAAAAAGCCGATTCTGCCACACTGAAGGTACTGCGCGATCTCGGCATTGAGCTAGTGCCTATCAAGTTACCGGCCAGAGATGTACAGCCTTTGCTCTTGACGCTTGGCGTTGAAGCCGCAGCAGCATTCGACGAAATCACGCGCAATGGCGCTGTTGACACAATGGTGCGGCAAGAGCGTCGTGCATGGCCCAATGCCTTTCGTGCTGCGCGGTTTACACCGGCGGTAGAGTACATTCAGGCAAACAGGTACCGCACCCTGCTTATGCAGGAAATGGAAGCGGTCATGGAAGAAGTGGATGTATTTGTTGCACCGTCTTTTCGGGGTGGGGCATTACAAATCACAAACTTGACCGGTCACCCTGCGGTGGTGGTCCCAAATCGTTTTGACATCCTGCCAGACAAGCCGGCTTCCCTGCGGCGTGTGCCCGGCAGCATTACCTTTACAGGCGGCTTGTTCAAAGACGACATGACGCTGGCGGTAGCCCATGCGTATCAACAAAAAACAGATTTTCACCTGCGAAAACCGCCAATCCGTTAA